From Lewinellaceae bacterium:
CTTCTTCAACCCCAGCTCTTCCACGCTGATCTGCCGCATTTCGATTTTGCGGATTTTTCCGGTGACCGTCATTGGAAAGGATTCGGAGAAACGGATGTAACGCGGGATTTTATAGTGAGCAATATTCCCCCGGCAATAGGCAATGATCTCCTCTTCCGTCGCCATCTGGCCATCCCTGAGCTTGATCCAGGCCATCACTTCCTCCCCGTATTTTTCATCCGGTACGCCGATGACCTGCACTTCGCTGATCTTCGGGTGGGTAAAAAGAAACTCTTCGATCTCCCGGGGATAGATGTTCTCGCCACCGCGGATGATCATATCCTTGAGGCGCCCCACGATGTTGATGTAGCCCTCCTCATCCATGGTGGCCAGGTCGCCGGAATGCATCCAGCGGGCCGGGTCGATGGCGTCTTTGGTTTTGGCCTCATCGCGCCAGTAGCCGAGCATGACGCTGTAACCGCGGGTGCAAAGCTCGCCGGCCATGCCGCGCGGCACCACGCGTTGGTTTTCCGGGTTGATGATCTTAACCTCCAGGTGAGGGTGGATTTGGCCGACGGTACCCACCTGCTTATCCAGGGGTGTTCCCGGGCGGGTTTGAGTACTCACCGGGCTGGTTTCGGTCATGCCGTAAGCGATCTGCACCTCCGGAATATGCATTATGGTTTTCACCTTTTTCATCACCTCGATGGGGCAAGGCGCCCCGGCCATGATGCCGGTGCGCAGGCTCGACAGGTTGTATTTGTGAAAATTGGGATCTTCCAGCTCGGCGATGAACATGGTGGGCACGCCGTAGAGGGCGGTGGCGCGTTCCTGTTCTACAACCCGGAGCACTGCTTCCGGCTCAAAGCCCTCGCCGGGATAGATGACAGCAGCCCCGTGGGCCAGGCAGCCCAGGTTGCCCAGCACCATGCCGAAACAGTGATAGAGCGGCACCGGCAAGACCAGGCGGTCTTCAGAGGTGAAGTTCATGGTTTCCGCAACGAAATATCCGTTGTTCAGGATATTGTGGTGGCTGAGGGTGGCGCCTTTCGGAAACCCGGTGGTGCCGCTGGTGTATTGAATGTTGATCGGGTCGTCGAAGCAGCACAGGGCCTGGCGTTCAGCCAGCGTCTCAGCGGATACCGTTTTAGCTTTTTCCATAAAATCGCGCCAGCCCCACATCCCCGTGGTTTGGCCCTGGCCCAGGCGGACGACCGCCCTCAGGTGCGGCAGTTTTTCCGCCTTTAGCTTGCCCGGTTCAGTGGCCTCCAGTTCGGGCGCCAGGCTGGTGAGCATTTCTATGTAATCCGATTTTTTAAACTGGCCGGCAGTAACCAGCAGGCTACAGCCCGAATGATTTAGGGCGTACTCCAGTTCGTGCAGCCGGTAGCTGGGGTTGATGTTGACCAGGATGGCGCCGATCTTCGCCGTGGCGTACTGCACAATGGCCCATTCTGCGCAGTTGGGCGCCCAGATGCCTGCCCGCTCGCCCTTTTCCAGCCCGGCGGCGATCAGGGCGCGGGCGCAGGTATCCACCTGTTCTTTCATCTGCCGGTACGTCAGGCGAATGCCCTGGTGGGGTACGACGAGCGCTTCATTATCCGGATATAAATCGACGATCTCATCAAACAGGCCGCCGATCGTTTTTCCAA
This genomic window contains:
- a CDS encoding AMP-binding protein produces the protein MKEKLSYISGVCNQPLIGKTIGGLFDEIVDLYPDNEALVVPHQGIRLTYRQMKEQVDTCARALIAAGLEKGERAGIWAPNCAEWAIVQYATAKIGAILVNINPSYRLHELEYALNHSGCSLLVTAGQFKKSDYIEMLTSLAPELEATEPGKLKAEKLPHLRAVVRLGQGQTTGMWGWRDFMEKAKTVSAETLAERQALCCFDDPINIQYTSGTTGFPKGATLSHHNILNNGYFVAETMNFTSEDRLVLPVPLYHCFGMVLGNLGCLAHGAAVIYPGEGFEPEAVLRVVEQERATALYGVPTMFIAELEDPNFHKYNLSSLRTGIMAGAPCPIEVMKKVKTIMHIPEVQIAYGMTETSPVSTQTRPGTPLDKQVGTVGQIHPHLEVKIINPENQRVVPRGMAGELCTRGYSVMLGYWRDEAKTKDAIDPARWMHSGDLATMDEEGYINIVGRLKDMIIRGGENIYPREIEEFLFTHPKISEVQVIGVPDEKYGEEVMAWIKLRDGQMATEEEIIAYCRGNIAHYKIPRYIRFSESFPMTVTGKIRKIEMRQISVEELGLKKAAGVEMA